In Salinigranum marinum, one DNA window encodes the following:
- a CDS encoding matrixin family metalloprotease yields MVRSSLVVAFLLAVVLAGCLGPSFGSGGLADNDRPSSGASPTAATAVDSDPGSDGSAEGGQATTDSRSPWGSDPIVVAVDGPAGRDVVPLVRTATAYWEANATRYAGYGVEYEVRPDAANPDVVVRFQDEITGCDDSHDTAGCAPYITAAGQIDRPVTVEIKTGLSDASTVQVVQHELGHTLGLGHDDEPQDVMRTGVTLTTLPQPNATERDFPWADGEFTVYVDVADAPDPGAAREQVREALDYYERGAPTDRELTFRVVDDPDAELVVRYAESAACSEGSGSCGSSRGPDPDGDGASERYSQFTVTVVGLDTDAVGWHVGYWLATAFGAETDAERPPPFRDASYEERRSEWWE; encoded by the coding sequence ATGGTTCGCTCCTCCCTCGTCGTCGCCTTCCTCCTCGCGGTCGTCCTCGCCGGCTGTCTGGGACCGTCGTTCGGATCGGGCGGTCTCGCCGACAACGACCGCCCGAGTTCGGGGGCGAGTCCCACCGCCGCGACGGCGGTCGACAGCGATCCCGGAAGCGACGGCTCCGCCGAAGGCGGGCAGGCGACCACCGACAGCCGAAGCCCGTGGGGGTCCGATCCGATCGTCGTGGCCGTCGACGGTCCGGCCGGACGCGACGTCGTCCCCCTGGTTCGGACGGCGACGGCGTACTGGGAGGCGAACGCGACGCGGTACGCCGGCTACGGAGTGGAGTACGAGGTCCGCCCGGACGCGGCGAACCCGGACGTCGTGGTCCGGTTCCAGGACGAGATCACGGGCTGTGATGACAGCCACGACACCGCCGGCTGCGCGCCGTACATCACCGCCGCGGGGCAGATCGACCGGCCGGTCACCGTCGAGATCAAGACCGGGCTCTCGGACGCGTCGACCGTCCAGGTCGTCCAACACGAACTCGGCCACACGCTCGGGTTGGGCCACGACGACGAGCCCCAGGACGTGATGCGGACCGGCGTGACGCTCACCACCTTGCCCCAGCCGAACGCGACCGAGCGCGACTTCCCGTGGGCCGACGGCGAGTTCACCGTCTACGTCGACGTCGCGGACGCGCCCGATCCCGGGGCCGCCCGCGAGCAGGTGCGCGAGGCACTCGACTACTACGAGCGCGGCGCGCCGACGGATCGAGAGCTCACGTTCCGCGTCGTCGACGACCCCGACGCCGAACTCGTGGTCCGGTACGCCGAATCGGCGGCGTGTTCCGAAGGGTCGGGCTCCTGCGGGTCGAGCCGTGGCCCTGATCCCGACGGCGACGGGGCCAGCGAGCGCTACTCGCAGTTCACCGTGACCGTCGTCGGACTCGACACGGACGCCGTCGGCTGGCACGTCGGCTACTGGCTCGCCACGGCGTTCGGTGCCGAGACCGACGCGGAGAGACCGCCGCCGTTCCGCGACGCCTCCTACGAGGAGCGGCGGAGCGAGTGGTGGGAGTGA
- a CDS encoding heavy metal translocating P-type ATPase, with amino-acid sequence MNNGEGDGAGECGCDDGCSVDAADTAATETTGSSHARRSSDGSGGGTERTLSVPEMDCPSCAGKVEKALATVDGVRSVETRPTSGTLVVRYDDHETAPAAIHRAVEGAGYAVETDERLTLSVPEMDCPSCAGKVENGLSTVGGIQTVETRPASGTLVVTVDPTRASRGDVVAAVEQSGYTVEADADDAAGSRDVWRSRRALKTGVGAALLLAGGSLEYVVPAVDPLVGTVGSREITVAWLALVLAALVAGQAILRNGYYSVRTRSLDVDLLMGVGVVAALAVDLPFEAATLAVLYSVAELLERFSMDRARSSMQALVDLSPDTATVLRDGDERVVPVDDVTVGERVVVRPGERVPVDGVVADGESAVDESPITGESVPVDKAPDAEVYAGSIVAEGYLEVEASATASESTLAQVVELVADAEEARTDHERYIDRFARYYTPVIVSGALLTAFGPPLVVGAPFETWFVRGLTLLVVACPCAFVISTPVSVVSAVTSAARNGVLVKGGDRLEAMADVDVVAFDKTGTLTTGELSVTDAVPLGDRDKDELLACARALEARSEHPIAAAIVDHADDRGVDERAITAFESIPGKGVKADLDGVTHYAGKPALFADLGFDLGHAHLDADLRTDGGLQTRRCDHDEGTYVDLAEDVVPRLQARGASVVLVGTESELEGVVAVADTVRPEARWTVARLREFGVRTAMLTGDNERTARVIGEAVGVDEVHADLLPEEKVDTVSRLAADHGPVAMVGDGVNDAPALATASVGVAMGAAGTDTAIETADVALMSDDLVRVPYLVTLSRRTSRVIRQNVWSSLAVKAVLAVGAPLGLVSVIHAIVVGDMGMSLGVTGNAMRLADVTPETPTLVDDGATDEASESGGTPASD; translated from the coding sequence ATGAACAACGGTGAGGGCGACGGTGCCGGCGAGTGCGGCTGTGACGACGGGTGTTCCGTCGACGCGGCCGACACCGCGGCGACGGAGACCACCGGGTCGTCCCACGCACGCCGTTCGAGCGACGGCTCCGGCGGGGGGACCGAGCGCACGCTCTCGGTCCCGGAGATGGACTGTCCCTCCTGTGCCGGGAAGGTCGAGAAGGCGCTCGCGACCGTCGACGGGGTTCGGTCGGTCGAGACCCGTCCGACGTCGGGGACGCTCGTCGTCCGCTACGACGACCACGAAACCGCGCCGGCGGCGATCCATCGAGCCGTCGAGGGGGCGGGGTACGCCGTCGAGACCGACGAGCGGCTGACGCTGTCCGTGCCGGAGATGGACTGCCCCTCCTGCGCCGGGAAGGTCGAGAACGGCCTCTCGACGGTCGGCGGGATCCAAACCGTCGAGACCCGTCCGGCGTCGGGGACCCTCGTCGTCACGGTCGACCCCACACGTGCCTCGCGGGGGGATGTCGTCGCCGCCGTCGAACAGTCGGGGTACACCGTCGAGGCCGACGCAGACGACGCCGCGGGTTCGCGGGACGTCTGGCGGTCGCGACGCGCCCTGAAGACCGGGGTCGGGGCGGCGTTGCTCCTGGCCGGCGGGAGCTTGGAGTACGTCGTGCCTGCCGTCGACCCGCTGGTGGGGACCGTCGGCAGTCGCGAGATCACCGTCGCGTGGCTCGCGCTCGTGCTCGCCGCTCTCGTCGCCGGGCAGGCCATCCTCCGCAACGGTTACTACTCGGTGCGCACCCGCTCGCTCGACGTCGACCTCCTGATGGGCGTCGGCGTCGTCGCGGCGCTCGCGGTCGACCTCCCGTTCGAGGCGGCGACGCTGGCCGTGTTGTACTCGGTCGCCGAGTTGCTGGAGCGGTTCTCGATGGACCGCGCCCGCTCGTCGATGCAGGCGCTCGTCGACCTCTCGCCGGACACCGCGACGGTCCTCCGCGACGGTGACGAACGGGTCGTCCCGGTCGACGACGTCACCGTCGGGGAACGCGTCGTGGTTCGTCCGGGCGAGCGCGTTCCCGTGGACGGCGTCGTCGCCGACGGGGAGAGCGCGGTCGACGAGTCGCCGATCACGGGCGAGTCCGTCCCGGTGGACAAGGCTCCGGACGCCGAAGTGTACGCCGGCAGCATCGTCGCCGAGGGCTACCTCGAGGTCGAGGCGTCCGCCACCGCGAGCGAGTCGACGCTGGCGCAGGTGGTCGAGTTGGTCGCCGACGCCGAGGAGGCCCGGACCGACCACGAACGGTACATCGACCGGTTCGCGCGGTACTACACGCCGGTCATCGTCAGTGGGGCGCTCCTCACGGCGTTCGGCCCGCCCCTCGTCGTCGGCGCGCCGTTCGAGACCTGGTTCGTCCGCGGCCTCACGCTGCTGGTCGTCGCCTGCCCCTGCGCGTTCGTCATCTCGACGCCGGTCTCGGTCGTCTCGGCCGTGACGAGCGCCGCGCGCAACGGCGTCCTCGTCAAGGGCGGCGACCGACTCGAAGCGATGGCCGACGTCGACGTCGTGGCGTTCGACAAGACCGGCACGCTCACCACCGGAGAGCTGAGCGTCACGGACGCCGTGCCGCTCGGTGACAGGGATAAAGACGAGCTCCTCGCCTGTGCCCGGGCGCTCGAAGCGCGGAGCGAACACCCGATCGCGGCGGCGATCGTTGACCACGCCGACGACCGCGGGGTCGACGAGCGCGCGATCACGGCGTTCGAGTCGATCCCCGGCAAGGGCGTGAAAGCTGACCTGGACGGTGTCACCCACTACGCAGGCAAGCCTGCGCTGTTCGCCGACCTCGGCTTCGACCTCGGGCACGCACACCTCGACGCCGACCTCCGGACCGACGGAGGGCTCCAGACCCGCCGCTGTGACCACGACGAGGGGACGTACGTCGACCTCGCCGAGGACGTCGTGCCGCGGCTCCAGGCGCGGGGTGCCTCGGTCGTGCTCGTCGGGACCGAGTCGGAGTTGGAAGGCGTCGTCGCCGTCGCCGACACCGTCCGCCCCGAAGCACGCTGGACGGTCGCCCGCCTCCGCGAGTTCGGCGTCCGGACCGCGATGCTCACCGGCGACAACGAGCGCACGGCCCGGGTCATCGGCGAGGCGGTGGGCGTCGACGAGGTCCACGCCGACCTGCTCCCGGAGGAGAAGGTCGATACGGTGTCGCGGCTCGCGGCCGACCACGGGCCGGTCGCGATGGTCGGCGACGGCGTCAACGACGCGCCCGCGCTCGCCACGGCCTCGGTCGGCGTTGCGATGGGTGCCGCGGGCACCGACACGGCGATCGAGACGGCCGACGTCGCGCTGATGAGCGACGACCTCGTGCGGGTCCCGTACCTCGTCACCCTCTCCCGGCGGACGAGTCGGGTCATCCGACAGAACGTCTGGTCGTCGCTGGCTGTCAAGGCCGTCCTCGCCGTCGGCGCGCCGCTCGGCCTCGTGTCGGTCATCCACGCGATCGTCGTCGGTGACATGGGGATGAGCCTGGGCGTCACCGGCAACGCGATGCGACTCGCCGACGTCACGCCCGAGACGCCGACCCTCGTCGACGACGGGGCGACCGACGAGGCGTCCGAGTCGGGCGGTACGCCGGCGTCGGACTGA
- a CDS encoding TIGR00296 family protein — MSEAQTVRLTYEDGARAVELARESVESYVLHGQREQPGSMRDAFYARTGAFVRLQSTRGRGRLRGCAGAYRGKDQLGHAIVDAAIQAASGDSCGSEIEAQELPHLNISVCVVCNHLLTNDPLADLELGRHGVAVDSGGKHGWLYPTIPVENDWSKEEYLTRVCRKAKLSPFAWQTDETMVTLFEGQVFRERNDGGSVEEL; from the coding sequence ATGTCGGAGGCGCAGACCGTTCGCCTTACATACGAGGATGGGGCGCGTGCGGTCGAACTGGCCAGGGAATCCGTCGAATCGTACGTTTTGCACGGCCAACGGGAACAACCGGGGAGCATGCGTGACGCCTTCTACGCGCGAACCGGTGCGTTCGTCCGCCTCCAGTCGACGCGCGGGCGGGGTCGCCTCCGTGGTTGTGCCGGCGCGTACCGAGGCAAGGACCAACTCGGACACGCCATCGTCGACGCGGCCATCCAGGCCGCGTCGGGCGACTCCTGTGGTTCGGAAATCGAAGCGCAGGAACTCCCGCATCTGAACATCTCCGTCTGCGTCGTCTGTAACCATCTTCTCACTAACGATCCCCTCGCCGACCTCGAGCTCGGCCGCCACGGGGTCGCCGTCGACAGCGGCGGGAAACACGGCTGGCTCTACCCCACGATCCCCGTCGAGAACGACTGGTCGAAAGAGGAGTACCTCACCCGCGTCTGCCGCAAGGCCAAGCTCTCGCCCTTCGCCTGGCAGACCGACGAGACGATGGTGACGCTGTTCGAGGGCCAGGTCTTCCGCGAGCGCAACGACGGCGGGAGCGTCGAAGAGCTGTAA
- a CDS encoding redoxin domain-containing protein: MVDVGEPAPDFTVPRAGGTAYDDVETFTLSETFGDGPIVLAFYPAAFTSGCTAEMCAFRDSMDSFDDLDAGVYGISVDLPFAQNVWIQRERLNFPMLSDWTHDVVHAYDVVRDDMYGSIEVAKRSVFVLDSDGVVRYRWVRDGDNPDFEAFVSTVRDVVAELVAGDEPA, from the coding sequence ATGGTCGACGTAGGCGAACCCGCCCCTGATTTCACCGTGCCCCGCGCCGGCGGCACGGCGTACGACGATGTCGAGACGTTCACGCTGTCCGAGACGTTCGGCGACGGACCGATCGTCCTCGCCTTCTACCCGGCCGCCTTCACCAGCGGCTGTACCGCCGAGATGTGTGCGTTCCGGGACTCGATGGACTCCTTCGACGACCTCGACGCGGGAGTGTACGGGATCAGCGTCGACCTCCCGTTCGCCCAGAACGTCTGGATCCAGCGCGAGCGACTGAACTTCCCGATGCTCTCGGACTGGACCCACGACGTCGTCCACGCGTACGACGTGGTGCGCGACGACATGTACGGGAGTATCGAGGTGGCGAAGCGGAGCGTCTTCGTCCTCGATTCCGACGGCGTGGTCCGCTACCGGTGGGTCCGCGACGGCGACAACCCCGACTTCGAGGCGTTCGTCTCGACCGTGAGGGACGTGGTCGCGGAACTGGTCGCGGGCGACGAACCGGCGTAG
- a CDS encoding nicotinate phosphoribosyltransferase, with product MTDFDIVGPDAIAAGRATDAYFERTAETLEAAGRNPHVVAEVTADQFSDGGFELLAGVKDAATLLGGLAVDVDAVPAGRLFDGGPVMRISGRYLDFARYETSLLGFLSHASGVATAALDVRTAAPDSLVLSFGARHVHPSIAAMVERSALVAGLDGFSHVAAGEVLGREASGTMPHALVICFGPGNQETAWRAFDESVGDDVPRVALCDTYSDEVDESLRAARAVDALDSVRLDTTSSRRGDFRHILREVRWALDSEGFDDVGIFASGGLDPVQLRGLRDVADGFGVGGYVSNADPVDFALDIVEVDGTAGAKRGKLGGVKEVYRTPDGEHLIRRRDDPAPDDGEALLEPLIRDGELVDGVDLGIDAAAARAEADAALCGYGDEDG from the coding sequence ATGACCGACTTCGACATCGTGGGGCCCGACGCCATCGCGGCGGGACGGGCGACCGACGCGTACTTCGAGCGCACGGCGGAGACGCTCGAGGCGGCCGGTCGCAACCCCCACGTCGTCGCGGAGGTGACCGCCGATCAGTTCTCCGATGGAGGGTTCGAGCTCCTCGCGGGCGTGAAGGACGCCGCGACGCTCCTCGGGGGACTGGCCGTCGACGTCGACGCCGTCCCCGCGGGTCGGCTGTTCGACGGCGGTCCCGTGATGCGCATCTCGGGCCGGTACCTCGACTTCGCCCGCTACGAGACCTCGTTGCTCGGCTTTCTCAGTCACGCCAGCGGCGTCGCCACCGCCGCGCTCGACGTTCGAACGGCGGCACCCGACTCGCTCGTGCTCTCGTTCGGGGCGCGGCACGTCCACCCGTCGATCGCCGCGATGGTCGAACGGAGCGCCCTCGTCGCCGGCCTCGACGGCTTCTCGCACGTGGCCGCCGGGGAGGTACTCGGAAGGGAGGCCTCGGGGACAATGCCCCACGCGCTCGTCATCTGTTTCGGGCCCGGCAACCAAGAGACGGCGTGGCGCGCGTTCGACGAGAGCGTCGGTGACGACGTTCCCCGTGTCGCGCTCTGTGACACCTACAGCGACGAGGTCGACGAGAGCCTCCGGGCCGCGCGGGCGGTCGACGCCCTCGACAGCGTCCGCCTCGACACCACCTCCTCCAGGCGGGGCGACTTCCGGCACATCCTCCGGGAGGTGCGGTGGGCGCTCGACAGCGAGGGGTTCGACGACGTGGGGATCTTCGCCAGTGGCGGTCTCGACCCCGTCCAGCTCCGCGGCCTCCGTGACGTCGCTGACGGCTTCGGCGTCGGCGGCTACGTCTCGAACGCCGACCCGGTCGACTTCGCGCTCGACATCGTCGAGGTCGACGGAACCGCGGGGGCGAAACGCGGGAAACTCGGCGGCGTCAAGGAGGTGTACCGGACGCCCGACGGCGAACACCTGATCCGGCGGCGGGACGACCCCGCACCCGACGACGGCGAGGCGCTCCTCGAACCACTCATCCGCGACGGTGAACTCGTCGACGGGGTCGACCTCGGTATCGACGCCGCCGCGGCGCGGGCCGAGGCGGACGCGGCGCTGTGTGGCTACGGCGACGAAGACGGCTGA
- a CDS encoding Hvo_1808 family surface protein — MKRSHASALFVVVLVVLSGCSAPFVDGPPAISGDEADGGSGGASADAPADPETDRLGWEAGYWYNESIDVDQSDGLSDAELDAFVGRSMARVEYLRDIEFESEVPVEIIARSEYRNGSSEVPTPAESEFAAWNNQVWEALFISGEDENVQRQLSDTQGSSVVGFYAPVDDEIKVITETPDSPVIRNSTLIHELVHAAQDQRFNLTSARYRGDTQDGDLAIDGLIEGDANYVQREYTRRCASGEWECVATPAQSGGSDGPQPDLGILLTVFQPYSDGPVYVSSRKENGGWDAVNAEFDAPPESTEQIIHVTDEEPVPIEYTDRARNGWALYPDQGVEGSDTVGEASIYAMLWNQARSADAETVDPRGLFDTDSDYDTYNYAAEPSTGWANDRVFPYHKGSGSAAEYGYVWVTEWDSTADAREFHEAYRAVLRAQGATQEADRVWVVSEGPYADAFRVTRSGTRVVIVNAPTSSDLGDVRPR, encoded by the coding sequence ATGAAGCGGTCCCACGCCTCCGCGCTCTTCGTCGTCGTCCTCGTCGTCTTGTCCGGCTGTTCGGCACCGTTCGTGGACGGACCGCCCGCGATCAGCGGCGACGAGGCGGACGGGGGGAGCGGCGGCGCGTCCGCGGACGCCCCCGCCGATCCCGAGACCGACCGGCTCGGCTGGGAGGCGGGCTACTGGTACAACGAGTCGATCGACGTCGACCAGTCCGACGGGCTCTCGGACGCGGAACTCGACGCATTCGTCGGCCGGTCGATGGCCCGCGTGGAGTACCTCCGCGACATCGAGTTCGAGTCCGAGGTCCCCGTCGAGATCATCGCCCGCTCGGAGTACAGAAACGGGTCGAGCGAGGTGCCCACACCCGCCGAGAGCGAGTTCGCCGCCTGGAACAACCAGGTGTGGGAGGCGCTTTTCATCTCCGGCGAGGACGAGAACGTCCAGCGACAGCTCTCTGACACCCAGGGGAGCTCCGTCGTCGGCTTCTACGCGCCCGTCGACGACGAGATCAAGGTCATCACCGAGACGCCCGACTCGCCCGTCATCCGCAACTCGACGCTCATCCACGAACTGGTCCACGCCGCCCAGGACCAGCGGTTCAACCTCACCTCCGCGCGGTACCGCGGCGACACGCAGGACGGCGACCTCGCCATCGACGGACTCATCGAGGGCGACGCCAACTACGTCCAGCGCGAGTACACCCGGCGGTGTGCGAGTGGCGAGTGGGAGTGCGTCGCGACCCCCGCACAGAGCGGCGGATCGGACGGTCCACAGCCGGACCTGGGAATCCTCCTGACCGTCTTCCAGCCGTACTCAGACGGCCCGGTGTACGTCAGTTCGCGGAAGGAAAACGGCGGCTGGGACGCCGTCAACGCCGAGTTCGACGCACCTCCGGAGTCGACCGAGCAGATCATCCACGTCACCGACGAGGAGCCGGTGCCGATCGAGTACACCGACCGCGCACGGAACGGCTGGGCGCTCTACCCCGACCAGGGCGTCGAGGGATCGGACACGGTCGGCGAGGCGTCGATCTACGCCATGTTGTGGAACCAAGCGCGCTCGGCTGACGCCGAGACGGTCGACCCCCGCGGGCTGTTCGATACCGACAGCGACTACGACACGTACAACTACGCCGCCGAACCCTCGACCGGCTGGGCGAACGACCGCGTCTTCCCCTACCACAAGGGCTCGGGTTCCGCGGCGGAGTACGGCTACGTCTGGGTGACCGAGTGGGACTCCACGGCGGACGCCCGTGAGTTCCACGAGGCCTACCGGGCGGTCCTCCGCGCCCAGGGTGCGACCCAGGAGGCCGACCGCGTCTGGGTCGTCTCGGAGGGGCCGTACGCCGACGCGTTCCGCGTCACCCGCTCGGGTACGCGGGTCGTGATCGTCAACGCGCCCACGAGCAGCGATCTGGGCGACGTCCGCCCGCGCTGA